The stretch of DNA CGAAGCGGCTTGGAATGGCCCGCCATAGAAGGTAAGAGCCCTGTACTTGAAATGTGGTTTCCTCCGGAGTGTATCCTGAGTACGGCGGAACACGTGAAATTCCGTCGGAATCCGGGAGGACCATCTCCCAAGGCTAAATACTCCCTAGTGACCGATAGTGAACCAGTACCGTGAGGGAAAGGTGAAAAGCACCCCGGAAGGGGAGTGAAATAGAACCTGAAACCGTGTGCCTACAAGTAGTCGAAGCCCGTTAATGGGTGACGGCGTACCTTTTGTAGAATGGACCGGCGAGTTACGATCCCCTGCAAGGTTAAGTTGAAAAGACGGAGCCGCAGCGAAAGCGAGTCTGAATAGGGCGACATAGTAGGTGGTCGTAGACCCGAAACCGTGTGATCTACCCATGTCCAGGGTGAAGGTCAGGTAACACTGACTGGAGGCCCGAACCCACGCACGTTGAAAAGTGCGGGGATGAGGTGTGGGTAGGGGTGAAATGCCAATCGAACACGGAGATAGCTGGTTCTCTCCGAAATAGCTTTAGGGCTAGCCTCAAAGGATGATGGTTGGAGGTAGAGCACTGATTGGACTAGGGGCCCTCATCGGGTTACCGAATTCAGTCAAACTCCGAATGCCAATCAATCTACTTTGGGAGTCAGACCATGGGTGATAAGGTTCATGGTCGAAAGGGAAACAGCCCAGACCGCCAGCTAAGGTCCCAAAGTGTGTGTTAAGTGGAAAAGGATGTGGCGTTGCTTAGACAACCAGGATGTTGGCTTAGAAGCAGCCATCATTGAAAGAGTGCGTAATAGCTCACTGGTCGAGTGACGCTGCGCCGAAAATATACCGGGGCTAAACACACCACCGAAGCTGCGGATTGACATCTACGATGTCAGTGGTAGGAGAGCGTTCTAAGGGCTGTGAAGGTCGATCGTGAGGACGGCTGGAGCGCTTAGAAGTGAGAATGCCGGTATGAGTAGCGAAAAAAGAGTGAGAATCTCTTTCATCGAAAGCCCAAGGTTTCCTGAGGAAGGCTCGTCCGCTCAGGGTTAGTCGGGGCCTAAGCCGAGGCCGAAAGGCGTAGGCGATGGATAACAGGTTGATATTCCTGTACCACCTAAATCCGCTTGAACGATGGGGGGACGCAGGAGGATAGGGAAAGCGCGCTGCTGGTCATGCGCGTCCAAGCCGTGAGGAAGTTGAGCAGGCAAATCCACTCAACATGATTCCAGGCGGTTATGGGGAGGGAAATTTAGTACCGAAGTTCCTGATTTCACACTGCCAAGAAAAGCCTCTAGTGAGGAAATAGGTGCCCGTACCGCAAACCGACACAGGTAGGCACGGTGAGTAACCGAAGATGATCGGGAGAACTCTCGTTAAGGAACTCGGCAAAATGACCCCGTAACTTCGGGAGAAGGGGTGCTTCTTTTTAGGAGAAGCCGCAGTGAAAAGGCCCAAGCGACTGTTTAGCAAAAACACAGGTCTCTGCAAAGCCGTAAGGCGAAGTATAGGGGCTGACACCTGCCCGGTGCTGGAAGGTTAAGGGGAATGGTTAGGGACTTCGTCCCGAAGCTGTGAACCGAAGCCCCAGTAAACGGCGGCCGTAACTATAACGGTCCTAAGGTAGCGAAATTCCTTGTCGGGTAAGTTCCGACCCGCACGAAAGGTGCAACGACTTGGGCACTGTCTCAACGAGAGACCCGGTGAAATTATACTATGCGTGAAGATGCGCATTACCCGCGACAGGACGGAAAGACCCCGTGGAGCTTTACTGTAGCCTGATATGGAATGTTGGTACAGCTTGTACAGGATAGGTGGGAGCCTTGGAAACCGGAGCGCCAGCTTCGGCGGAGGCATCCGTGGGATACCACCCTGGCTGTATTGACATTCTAACCCAGAACCGTCATCCGGTTCGGAGACAGTGTCAGGTGGGCAGTTTGACTGGGGCGGTCGCCTCCCAAAGAGTAACGGAGGCGCCCAAAGGTTCCCTCAGAATGGTTGGAAATCATTCGTAGCGTGCAAAGGCAGAAGGGAGCTTGACTGCGAGACCTACAAGTCGAGCAGGGACGAAAGTCGGGCTTAGTGATCCGGCGGTGCCGTATGGAAGGGCCGTCGCTCAACGGATAAAAGCTACCCCGGGGATAACAGGCTTATCTCCCCCAAGAGTCCACATCGACGGGGAGGTTTGGCACCTCGATGTCGGCTCATCGCATCCTGGGGCTGTAGTCGGTCCCAAGGGTTGGGCTGTTCGCCCATTAAAGCGGTACGCGAGCTGGGTTCAGAACGTCGTGAGACAGTTCGGTCCCTATCCGTCGTGGGCGTTGGAAGTTTGAGAGGAGCTGTCCTTAGTACGAGAGGACCGGGATGGACGCACCGCTGGTGCACCAGTTGTTCCGCCAGGAGCACAGCTGGGTAGCTACGTGCGGAAGGGATAAGTGCTGAAAGCATCTAAGCATGAAGCCCCCCTCAAGATGAGACTTCCCATCATTTTAAATGAGTAAGATCCCTCAGAGACGATGAGGTAGATAGGTTCGAGGTGGAAGCGTGGTGACACGTGCAGCTGACGAATACTAATCGATCGAGGACTTAACTAAAAAACGAAAAGCGGAAAAGGCCGTTTAGAAACGTAGGAATAAGCGAGAAAGCCCGTAGTGGAGTGTACTTCTTCACGAAGGGATTTATCGCTTAGGCCATAGTTTCTGGCCTTTGGAGCTGGATCTAGCCGCAGCGCCAGATCCCTTAGTAAGTCAACGCCAAAGACCAAGCACTCCGGTGCTTGGCACGCATGAGATGTACAGCAAGGATGTTTCTTATCTAGTTTTGAGGGTTCATTCCATATGAATTCTTGCATTGTCTGGTGGTAATAGCGAAGAGGTCACACCTGTTCCCATGCCGAACACAGCAGTTAAGCTCTTCAGCGCCGATGGTAGTTGGGTTCGCCCTGCGAGAGTAGGACGCTGCCAGGCAAGTCGAAATCCCTGATTTTTATTGAATCAGGGATTTTTTGTTGCGGAAAAAGGGGGGCTGGTATGGAAAGTACTATAAAAAGAAACCTTGTCATACGCGAAGCTGAGATAAAAGATGCTGAAGCTTTAGCGCGGCTGAGAGTGAAAACCGATGGAGAAACAGAATATATGGATAGAGAAGAAGGAGAAGGGTATCTGTCACCGAAAGATTTCGAGGCATTGATAATCAAGGATCGGAAGGAACTGACCAATTTATGCCTTGTTGCCTGTGACAAGGGAAAAGTAGTTGGTTATTGCAGATGTGAAGGTAATGAATTAAGGCGGTTATCGCATCAAGTTACATTCGGCATTGCAATTTTAAAGGAGTATTGGGGATATGGTATAGGCAGAAAGATGCTGGAAATGATTATTGCGTGGTCTCAAAAGCAAGAAATACATAAAATCAATCTATCTGTTCTTGCATCGAATAAACGTGCCATTCGTCTGTACGAAGCATACGGTTTTCAAATTGAAGGCTGTCTGAAAAATGATAAAAGATTGAGTGACGGCGAATTTCACGATACTGTACTTATGGCCCGGTTCTTGAACAAGTAATGCTATATCATTGTGAAAACCCTCCATCCTTCAAGGATGGAGGGCATTTTTTAATTCGTAACAGATACAGCTTCCCATGCTGCATGCATGCCAGCTACTCGTCCAGTGACCATGGCAGAGGTAATATTATAACCGCCAGTATATCCATGAATATCAAGGATTTCTCCGCAGAAGTATAATCCGGGCATGAACTTAGACTGCATCGTAGTAGGAACGATTTCTTTTACGGACACACCGCCTCCTGTGACGAAGGCCTTCTCAATTGGCTGGGAACCGTTTACAGGGAAAGTAAAGCCCTTGAGCAAGCTGACGAACTGCTGCACATTTTCCCGGGAAATATTTGCTGCTTTCATATCTGGAAGTATGTTGGCCTGTTCCAAAAGGAAATCGAGATAACGTTCGGGCACAATGCCTTTCACTAAGTTACGGAATGCTTTTTTAGGCTGTCCTTGCATCATCTGTGAAAGCTCATCCATCAATACATGAGCTTTCTTGTCAGGAAGGGCATCAATATGCATGCCGACCTCTTTCCGTCCTTTCATCAGTTCCTTTACTACATATTGCGAGCAGCGCAGTACAGCAGGTCCTGAAATACCGAAATGAGTGAACAGCATGTCCATCTGATGGGTGATGATCGTTTTCCCTTTTTCGTTGAGCACACTTACAGCTACATCCCGCAGTGCAAGTCCTTGCAGCTGCTTTTGTTTGATGAAGCTGGCCGAAGAGAGCAAAGGCACTTCTGTCGGGTACAGTGTCGTGATCGTATGTCCTGCTTTCTTTGCCCATGCATAGCCATCGCCGGTACTGCCGGTATGCGGTACTGCTTTACCGCCTACAGCGACAATGACAGCCCCTGCGCTGATCTTTTCACCGTCTTTTAGGATTATCTCGTGTTTTTGCTCGCCATAGTGGATGGCTTTGACGGGTGTTTCCGTCCAGATGCGGACATGCAGCG from Terribacillus sp. FSL K6-0262 encodes:
- a CDS encoding GNAT family protein; translation: MESTIKRNLVIREAEIKDAEALARLRVKTDGETEYMDREEGEGYLSPKDFEALIIKDRKELTNLCLVACDKGKVVGYCRCEGNELRRLSHQVTFGIAILKEYWGYGIGRKMLEMIIAWSQKQEIHKINLSVLASNKRAIRLYEAYGFQIEGCLKNDKRLSDGEFHDTVLMARFLNK
- a CDS encoding NAD(P)/FAD-dependent oxidoreductase; the encoded protein is MNYDVAVIGGGPSGLMAAISAAEHGASTLLIDKGKKLGNKLAISGGGRCNVTNRLPQDEVIKHIPGNGKFLYSAFSIFDNYDIIDFFENLGVKLKEEDHGRMFPVSNSAKSVVQALLNRLDALHVRIWTETPVKAIHYGEQKHEIILKDGEKISAGAVIVAVGGKAVPHTGSTGDGYAWAKKAGHTITTLYPTEVPLLSSASFIKQKQLQGLALRDVAVSVLNEKGKTIITHQMDMLFTHFGISGPAVLRCSQYVVKELMKGRKEVGMHIDALPDKKAHVLMDELSQMMQGQPKKAFRNLVKGIVPERYLDFLLEQANILPDMKAANISRENVQQFVSLLKGFTFPVNGSQPIEKAFVTGGGVSVKEIVPTTMQSKFMPGLYFCGEILDIHGYTGGYNITSAMVTGRVAGMHAAWEAVSVTN